The Xanthomonas indica genome has a segment encoding these proteins:
- a CDS encoding glycoside hydrolase family 125 protein codes for MPTRRDILHFLGASAGAALLSGALPAAAAASASAALPSKRPPPGKRRFVSAAVERQLRTVKAGIGDPRLAWLFENCYPNTLDTTVETGTRNGKPDTFVITGDIEAMWLRDSSAQVHPYVPLAKRDPALRRMYHGLIQRQAACIRLDPYANAFLPDGTSQRLKWSVADITEMKPGVGERKWEVDSLCYPIRLAHEYWRASGDAAPFDDDWRAAMHVVVRTFREQQRLHGRGPYSFQRPSPLATETLVLDGYGQPTRPNGMIHSMFRPSDDACLYPLFVPANLFAVTSLRQLATMSEALHHDAAFAGECRALADQVETATRQFGQMRDADGQPFWAYEVDGYGNQLFIDDANAPGLLSLAYLGCCDRRDPVFLRTRQLAWSERNPYFYRGRAAEGVGSPHSGLGTIWPMSLMQYALASDDDAQIRQCLQWLKTTDADSGFMHEAFDKDNPSTFTRPWFAWANTLFGELIIDLHQRKPHLLS; via the coding sequence ATGCCCACCCGCCGCGACATCCTCCACTTCCTCGGCGCCAGCGCCGGCGCCGCACTGCTGAGCGGAGCGCTGCCGGCCGCCGCCGCGGCATCGGCCTCCGCCGCCCTGCCCAGCAAGCGGCCGCCGCCGGGCAAGCGCCGCTTCGTCAGCGCCGCGGTCGAGCGCCAGTTGCGCACGGTCAAGGCCGGCATCGGCGATCCGCGCCTGGCCTGGCTGTTCGAGAACTGCTACCCCAACACCCTCGACACCACCGTCGAGACCGGCACCCGCAACGGCAAGCCGGACACCTTCGTCATCACCGGCGACATCGAGGCGATGTGGCTGCGCGATTCCTCCGCGCAGGTGCATCCCTACGTGCCGCTGGCCAAGCGCGACCCGGCGCTGCGGCGCATGTACCACGGGCTGATCCAGCGCCAGGCCGCCTGCATCCGCCTGGATCCCTACGCCAACGCGTTCCTGCCCGACGGCACCAGCCAGCGCCTGAAGTGGTCGGTGGCCGACATCACCGAGATGAAGCCCGGCGTCGGCGAGCGCAAGTGGGAAGTGGATTCGCTGTGCTATCCGATCCGCCTGGCGCACGAGTACTGGCGCGCCAGCGGCGATGCCGCACCGTTCGACGACGACTGGCGCGCCGCCATGCACGTGGTGGTGCGCACCTTCCGCGAACAGCAGCGCCTGCACGGCCGCGGCCCGTACAGTTTCCAGCGACCCTCGCCGCTGGCCACCGAAACCCTGGTGCTGGACGGCTACGGGCAGCCGACCCGGCCCAACGGCATGATCCATTCGATGTTCCGCCCGTCCGACGATGCCTGCCTGTACCCGCTGTTCGTCCCCGCCAACCTGTTCGCGGTGACCTCGCTGCGGCAACTGGCGACGATGAGCGAGGCGCTGCACCACGACGCCGCCTTCGCCGGCGAGTGCCGCGCCCTGGCCGATCAGGTCGAGACCGCCACCCGTCAGTTCGGGCAGATGCGCGACGCCGACGGCCAGCCGTTCTGGGCCTATGAGGTGGACGGCTACGGCAACCAGTTGTTTATCGACGACGCCAACGCGCCCGGCCTGCTGAGCCTGGCCTACCTGGGCTGCTGCGATCGCCGCGATCCGGTGTTCCTGCGCACGCGGCAACTGGCCTGGAGCGAGCGCAACCCGTACTTCTATCGCGGCCGCGCCGCCGAGGGCGTGGGCAGCCCGCACAGCGGCCTGGGCACGATCTGGCCGATGTCGCTGATGCAGTACGCGCTGGCCAGCGACGACGACGCGCAGATCCGCCAGTGCCTGCAGTGGCTCAAGACCACCGACGCCGACAGCGGCTTCATGCACGAAGCCTTCGACAAGGACAACCCGAGCACCTTCACCCGCCCCTGGTTCGCCTGGGCCAACACCTTGTTCGGCGAACTGATCATCGATTTGCATCAGCGCAAGCCGCACCTGTTGTCGTAG
- a CDS encoding 6-phospho-beta-glucosidase, translating into MSSSSPNRKLALIGGGGVRAPLVVYGVNDAAEALGAREIVLYDPDQDRLALMVALGRAVVAEFGGELQVNAASSAEAAIDGAHFVLNSIRIGGIHQRATDEHTIIRHGYAGQETTGPGGVAKALRTVPVAIEQARMVERLSPEAWLVSFTNPAGLITQAISRHTRARVVGICDTPVELFHNIARALGEPPADVDCEYVGLNHLGWIRAVRVRGEDVLDRILADDAILRQLYLAPLFDFDMLRTLRLIPTEYLYFYYERSRALENQRASGASRGSEIERLNHTLIADLRSRLNAGDGSGAVQTYAAYLQQRSGSYMRLEAEAGSAFADDLAPQPDPFRASTGYHRIAVDVMSALTGALPGRHVVNVRNQGRMPELADDDIVEISSTIERDRITPLPARPMPEAIQGLVRTVKAYEHAAIDAALSGSHLEACKAMLIHPAIGEWSPSRRLLEALFGHAGNGDDDGECVCSGPMHWHGAHHHH; encoded by the coding sequence ATGAGCAGTTCCTCTCCCAACCGTAAACTCGCCCTGATCGGCGGTGGCGGCGTGCGCGCGCCGCTGGTGGTGTACGGCGTCAACGATGCCGCCGAAGCGCTCGGCGCGCGCGAGATCGTGCTCTACGATCCGGACCAGGATCGGCTGGCGTTGATGGTCGCGCTGGGCCGCGCGGTGGTCGCCGAGTTCGGCGGCGAGCTGCAGGTCAACGCGGCCAGTTCGGCGGAAGCGGCGATCGACGGCGCGCACTTCGTGCTCAACAGCATCCGCATCGGCGGCATCCATCAGCGCGCCACCGACGAGCACACCATCATCCGCCACGGCTACGCCGGGCAGGAGACCACCGGCCCCGGCGGCGTCGCCAAGGCGCTGCGCACGGTGCCGGTGGCGATCGAGCAGGCGCGGATGGTGGAGCGGCTCAGCCCCGAGGCCTGGCTGGTCAGCTTCACCAACCCGGCCGGGCTGATCACCCAGGCCATCAGCCGCCACACCCGCGCGCGCGTGGTCGGCATCTGCGACACGCCGGTGGAGCTGTTCCACAACATCGCCCGCGCGCTCGGCGAGCCGCCCGCGGACGTGGACTGCGAATACGTCGGCCTCAACCACCTGGGCTGGATCCGCGCGGTGCGCGTGCGCGGCGAGGACGTGCTCGACCGCATCCTGGCCGACGATGCGATCCTGCGCCAGCTGTACCTGGCGCCGCTGTTCGACTTCGACATGCTGCGCACGCTGCGGCTGATCCCCACCGAATACCTGTACTTCTACTACGAGCGTAGTCGCGCCCTGGAGAACCAGCGCGCCAGCGGCGCCAGCCGCGGCAGCGAGATCGAACGGCTCAACCACACCCTGATCGCCGACCTGCGCAGCCGCCTCAACGCCGGCGACGGCAGCGGCGCGGTGCAGACCTACGCCGCCTACCTGCAGCAGCGCTCCGGCTCGTACATGCGGCTGGAGGCCGAGGCCGGCTCGGCCTTCGCCGACGACCTCGCGCCGCAGCCGGACCCGTTCCGCGCCAGCACCGGCTACCACCGCATCGCCGTGGACGTGATGAGCGCGCTGACCGGCGCGCTGCCGGGGCGGCACGTGGTCAACGTGCGCAACCAGGGCCGCATGCCGGAGCTGGCCGACGACGACATCGTCGAGATCTCCTCGACCATCGAGCGCGACCGCATCACCCCGCTGCCGGCGCGGCCCATGCCCGAGGCGATCCAGGGCCTGGTGCGCACGGTCAAGGCCTACGAGCACGCCGCCATCGACGCCGCGCTCAGCGGCAGCCACCTGGAGGCCTGCAAGGCGATGCTGATCCACCCGGCCATCGGCGAGTGGAGCCCGTCGCGGCGGCTGCTGGAGGCCCTGTTCGGCCATGCCGGCAACGGCGACGACGACGGCGAGTGCGTGTGCTCGGGACCGATGCACTGGCATGGCGCGCACCACCACCACTGA
- a CDS encoding GH92 family glycosyl hydrolase, with protein MATRRGFLQGAIALALFGSSGIARLAQARAGSYALPADARAKAELTRNVDVFIGTGGHGHTFPGATLPFGMVQLSPDTSNADWDACSGYHADNGSIMGFSHTHLSGTGVGDMLDFLVVPAVGEVKLQPGPLDDPDAGYRSRFDHADEAASPGYYRVRLKDSGVHAELTATARAGLHRYHFPKGKPAHLLLDLCHGMQDKPDIPTRVEDASLRLVDAQTVTGGRRVYQWAKGRYLYFAMRLSRPFASAQLYADDQPLAASARSADGNRLKLALHYPDAAQAPLLVKVGISAVSAENALANLDAELPDFDFARVHAAAVAEWEKELGRVRIDSDDEAQRRIFYTALYHSLIAPTLFSDTDGRYRGMDLQVHQAPAGYHNYSTYSLWDTYRALHPLLTLVQPERVPDLVQCLVRGAHESPQGVAIWPLQGVETDCMIGYHSAVVLAEAHAKGFTGIDWKAAYPAWRKRAMDDDVHGLGLYRKMGYIPCDKVDESVSRTLEFAYDDWAVAHLAQAVGAEDDAKHLRERSRQYRNVFNRESTFVQPRLSDGQWATPFDPRAMGHSAQWRDFTESNAWQATFLNQHDLYGYMDLFGGRDHFVAKLDELFTTSSELPADAPPDIDGMVGQYAHGNEPSHHVAYLYAYAGQPYKTQAMVRRLLREQYHDARNGLSGNEDCGQMSAWFVLSALGLYAVDPVSANYVLGSPLFKRAELDVGNGRTLRIVAHGNSATNVYIQRARWNGKPYTRSWLRHADLAAGGTLELEMGPKPNIAFGAGKDDLPPSFV; from the coding sequence ATGGCCACACGACGCGGTTTCCTGCAGGGCGCCATCGCCCTGGCCCTGTTCGGCAGCAGCGGCATCGCGCGCCTGGCGCAGGCACGCGCCGGCAGCTACGCGCTGCCGGCCGACGCGCGCGCCAAGGCCGAGCTCACCCGCAACGTCGACGTGTTCATCGGCACCGGCGGCCACGGCCACACCTTCCCCGGCGCCACGCTGCCGTTCGGCATGGTGCAACTGAGCCCGGATACCTCCAACGCCGACTGGGACGCCTGCTCGGGCTACCACGCCGACAACGGCTCGATCATGGGCTTCTCGCACACCCACCTGTCCGGCACCGGCGTCGGCGACATGCTCGATTTCCTGGTGGTGCCGGCCGTGGGCGAGGTGAAACTGCAGCCGGGCCCGCTCGACGACCCCGACGCCGGCTACCGCTCGCGCTTCGACCACGCCGACGAAGCGGCCTCGCCCGGCTACTACCGCGTGCGCCTGAAGGACAGCGGCGTGCATGCCGAGCTCACCGCCACCGCGCGCGCCGGCCTGCACCGCTACCACTTCCCCAAGGGCAAGCCGGCGCACCTGCTGCTGGACCTGTGCCACGGCATGCAGGACAAGCCCGACATCCCCACCCGCGTCGAGGACGCCAGCCTGCGCCTGGTCGACGCGCAGACCGTCACCGGCGGCCGCCGCGTCTACCAATGGGCCAAGGGCCGCTACCTCTACTTCGCCATGCGCCTGTCGCGGCCGTTCGCCAGCGCGCAGTTGTATGCCGACGACCAGCCGCTGGCCGCGAGCGCGCGCAGCGCCGACGGCAACCGCCTGAAACTGGCCCTGCACTACCCCGATGCCGCGCAAGCGCCGCTGTTGGTCAAGGTCGGCATTTCCGCGGTCAGCGCCGAGAACGCCCTGGCCAACCTCGACGCGGAACTGCCCGACTTCGACTTCGCCCGCGTGCATGCCGCCGCCGTGGCCGAATGGGAAAAGGAACTGGGGCGCGTGCGCATCGACAGCGACGACGAGGCGCAGCGCCGCATCTTCTACACCGCGCTGTACCACAGCCTGATCGCGCCGACCCTGTTCAGCGACACCGACGGCCGCTACCGCGGCATGGACCTGCAGGTGCACCAGGCGCCGGCCGGCTACCACAACTACAGCACCTACTCGCTGTGGGACACCTACCGCGCCCTGCATCCCTTGCTGACCCTGGTGCAGCCCGAGCGCGTGCCCGACCTGGTGCAGTGCCTGGTGCGCGGCGCCCACGAATCCCCGCAAGGCGTCGCCATCTGGCCGCTGCAGGGCGTGGAGACCGACTGCATGATCGGCTACCACTCTGCCGTGGTGCTGGCCGAAGCGCACGCCAAGGGCTTCACCGGCATCGACTGGAAGGCCGCGTATCCGGCGTGGCGCAAGCGCGCGATGGACGACGACGTGCACGGCCTGGGGCTGTACCGCAAGATGGGCTACATCCCCTGCGACAAGGTCGACGAATCGGTCAGCCGCACCCTGGAATTCGCCTACGACGACTGGGCGGTGGCGCACCTGGCGCAGGCGGTCGGCGCCGAGGACGATGCCAAGCACCTGCGCGAACGTTCGCGCCAGTACCGCAACGTGTTCAACCGCGAAAGCACCTTCGTGCAGCCGCGCCTGAGCGACGGCCAGTGGGCCACCCCGTTCGATCCGCGCGCGATGGGCCACAGCGCGCAGTGGCGCGACTTCACCGAGTCCAACGCCTGGCAGGCCACCTTCCTCAACCAGCACGACCTGTACGGCTACATGGACCTGTTCGGCGGCCGCGACCACTTCGTCGCCAAGCTCGACGAACTGTTCACCACCAGCTCCGAACTGCCGGCGGACGCACCGCCGGACATCGACGGCATGGTCGGCCAGTACGCGCACGGCAACGAACCCAGCCACCACGTCGCCTACCTCTACGCCTACGCCGGGCAGCCGTACAAGACCCAGGCGATGGTGCGGCGGCTGCTGCGCGAGCAGTACCACGACGCGCGCAACGGCCTGTCCGGCAACGAGGACTGCGGGCAGATGAGCGCCTGGTTCGTGCTCAGCGCACTGGGCCTGTATGCGGTGGACCCGGTCAGCGCCAACTACGTGCTGGGCAGCCCGCTGTTCAAGCGCGCCGAACTCGACGTGGGCAATGGCCGCACCCTGCGCATCGTCGCCCACGGCAACAGCGCGACCAACGTCTACATCCAACGCGCCCGCTGGAACGGCAAGCCGTACACCCGCAGCTGGCTGCGCCACGCAGACCTCGCCGCCGGCGGCACGCTGGAACTGGAGATGGGGCCCAAGCCCAACATCGCGTTCGGTGCGGGCAAGGACGATCTGCCGCCGTCGTTCGTTTGA
- a CDS encoding carbohydrate kinase family protein has protein sequence MKTHDVAVVGEVYLDHIFSGFTAWPGPGEEAMARHYHRDLGGGTVNTACGLARLGRKVTLIGAIGAGDRAWFAQRLGVFGVGTEGLVDHPAGTGVTASVSLHDDRSFFTYPGANAALEPLLRSAAALEAMCAARHVHFALPLPATLARTLLPALRVAGCSTSLDVGFNPAWLADPDNHATCRAVDHFLPNQKEAALAGCAGDDAASCAAWAQALGLAQVTIKLGGAGACVVDATGARRVAAPTVAVQDTTGAGDAFDAGFIDALLDHASLDACAQRGCLCGAACCTALGALDGLPDPPRLRSLHEQFLSQP, from the coding sequence ATGAAAACCCATGACGTCGCGGTGGTCGGCGAGGTCTACCTCGACCACATCTTCAGCGGCTTCACCGCCTGGCCCGGGCCGGGCGAGGAAGCGATGGCGCGGCACTACCACCGCGACCTCGGCGGCGGCACCGTCAACACCGCCTGCGGGCTGGCCCGGCTCGGGCGCAAGGTCACGCTGATCGGCGCGATCGGCGCCGGCGACCGCGCCTGGTTCGCGCAGCGCCTGGGCGTGTTCGGCGTCGGCACCGAGGGCCTGGTCGATCATCCCGCCGGTACCGGCGTCACCGCCAGCGTGTCGCTGCACGACGACCGCTCGTTCTTCACCTACCCCGGCGCCAATGCCGCGCTGGAGCCGCTGCTGCGCAGCGCGGCCGCGCTGGAGGCCATGTGCGCCGCGCGCCATGTGCACTTCGCCCTGCCGCTGCCGGCGACGCTGGCGCGCACGCTGCTGCCGGCGTTGCGCGTTGCCGGTTGCAGCACCTCGCTGGACGTGGGCTTCAACCCGGCCTGGCTGGCCGATCCGGACAACCACGCCACCTGCCGCGCGGTCGATCATTTCCTGCCCAACCAGAAGGAAGCGGCCCTGGCCGGCTGCGCCGGCGACGACGCCGCGTCCTGCGCCGCCTGGGCGCAGGCGCTGGGCCTGGCGCAGGTGACGATCAAGCTCGGTGGCGCCGGCGCCTGCGTGGTGGATGCCACCGGCGCGCGGCGGGTCGCCGCGCCCACGGTCGCCGTGCAGGACACCACCGGCGCCGGCGACGCCTTCGATGCCGGCTTCATCGACGCGCTGCTGGACCACGCCTCCCTCGATGCCTGCGCGCAGCGCGGCTGCCTGTGCGGCGCCGCCTGCTGCACCGCGCTCGGCGCGCTCGACGGCCTTCCCGATCCCCCACGTCTCAGGAGTCTCCATGAGCAGTTCCTCTCCCAACCGTAA
- a CDS encoding APC family permease, whose translation MTSLAAPVASSAEDQGAPPRTLGFWSALSANLLNMIGIGPFITIPLALSALAGPAVLLGWVVGALLCLCDGLVWAELGSAIPRSGGPYHYLREAYGRDRAGRLFGFLYLWQTLLTAPLSVAAAAVGCAQYLAYLMPGLSHTALTGIAMALCLFNTALLYRQVRSVQLLSLLVSAVVIAACVWIVLSGALHFDMALAREFLQARPASPHGFWLGFGAVALIAVYDYGGYNNVCMLGGEIRKPRRTIPRAVLWSIPIVAVLYLGLNVTLLGVLPWQQAAQSKAVIADFMQAIYGPVGSTVAVALIVLASWGSALVVLLGYSRVPYAAAASGQFFGVFARLHPRGRFPTVSLLFVGITSALACPLSLDDLIATLMIIQILFQFLAQCLAVVLLRRQPRRRARFAMPLYPWPLLISVGGWLALLATSPLPRLLAAVLALCAGTALYLIQAKREAAWPFQQ comes from the coding sequence ATGACGTCGCTCGCCGCCCCCGTCGCGTCCTCCGCCGAGGACCAGGGCGCGCCACCACGCACGCTCGGGTTCTGGAGCGCGCTGTCGGCCAACCTGCTCAACATGATCGGGATCGGCCCGTTCATCACGATCCCGCTGGCGCTGTCGGCGCTGGCCGGGCCGGCGGTGTTGCTGGGTTGGGTGGTCGGCGCGCTGCTGTGCCTGTGCGATGGCCTGGTGTGGGCCGAACTGGGCTCGGCGATCCCGCGCTCAGGCGGGCCCTACCACTACCTGCGCGAGGCCTACGGCCGCGACCGCGCCGGGCGCCTGTTCGGCTTCCTGTACCTGTGGCAGACGCTGCTGACCGCACCGCTGTCGGTGGCGGCGGCGGCGGTCGGCTGCGCGCAGTACCTGGCCTACCTGATGCCGGGGCTGAGCCACACCGCGCTCACCGGCATCGCCATGGCGCTGTGCCTGTTCAACACCGCGCTGCTGTACCGGCAGGTGCGCTCGGTGCAGCTGCTGTCGTTGCTGGTCAGCGCGGTGGTGATCGCCGCCTGCGTGTGGATCGTGCTCAGCGGCGCGCTGCATTTCGACATGGCGCTGGCGCGCGAGTTCCTGCAGGCGCGGCCGGCCTCGCCGCACGGCTTCTGGCTGGGCTTCGGTGCGGTGGCGCTGATCGCGGTGTACGACTACGGCGGCTACAACAACGTGTGCATGCTCGGCGGCGAGATCCGCAAGCCGCGCCGCACGATTCCGCGTGCGGTGCTGTGGTCGATCCCGATCGTGGCGGTGCTGTACCTGGGCTTGAACGTGACCCTGCTCGGCGTGCTGCCGTGGCAGCAGGCCGCGCAGTCAAAGGCGGTGATCGCCGACTTCATGCAGGCCATCTATGGCCCGGTGGGCAGCACCGTCGCGGTGGCGCTGATCGTGCTCGCCAGTTGGGGCTCGGCGCTGGTGGTGCTGCTGGGCTATTCGCGGGTGCCGTATGCGGCCGCGGCGTCCGGCCAGTTCTTCGGCGTGTTCGCACGGCTGCACCCGCGCGGCCGCTTCCCTACCGTGTCGCTGCTGTTCGTCGGCATCACCTCGGCGCTGGCCTGCCCGCTGTCGCTGGACGACCTGATCGCCACGCTGATGATCATCCAGATCCTGTTCCAGTTCCTGGCGCAATGCCTGGCGGTGGTGCTGCTGCGGCGGCAGCCGCGGCGCCGCGCCCGCTTCGCCATGCCGCTGTATCCGTGGCCGCTGCTGATCAGCGTCGGCGGCTGGCTGGCGCTGCTGGCCACCAGCCCGCTGCCGCGGCTGCTGGCGGCGGTGCTGGCGCTGTGCGCAGGCACCGCGCTCTATCTCATCCAGGCCAAACGCGAGGCAGCATGGCCCTTCCAGCAATGA
- a CDS encoding beta-galactosidase family protein, producing MPRTTLAALALALAFALPATHVRAAEGGTAWPAFATQGDHFIRDGKPYLVISGAIHFQRIPRAYWKDRLQKARAMGLNTVETYVFWNLVEPHQGQFDFSGNNDIAAFVDEAAAQGLNVILRPGPYVCAEWEAGGYPAWLFAEPGMRVRSQDPRFLAASQAYLDALAAQVKPQLNGNGGPIVAVQVENEYGSYGDDHAYMRRNRDMFVKAGFDKALLFTADGPDVLANGTLPDTLAVVNFAPGDAKNAFETLAKFRPGQPQMVGEYWAGWFDQWGEKHAATDATKQASEFEWILRQGHSANLYMFVGGTSFGFMNGANFQKNPSDHYAPQTTSYDYDAVLDEAGRPTPKFTLFRDAIQRVTGTTPPALPKPIPFAELPATPLRESASLWDNLPAPAATTDTPQPMERYGQAYGYILYRITVTGPRKGSLYLGEVRDYARVYVDRTLAGSAERRLQQVAVDVDIPAGPHTLDVLVENTGRINYGAHLPDGHAGLVDPVLLDGKPLTGWQTFPLPMDDPSKLTGWTTAKIDGPAFHRGTVKIATPADTFLDMRAFGKGFAWANGHNLGRHWNIGPQRALYFPAPWQRKGDNSVIVFDLDSAPDASVRGVTGQVWSTPSN from the coding sequence ATGCCTCGTACGACCCTCGCCGCCCTTGCCCTCGCCCTGGCGTTCGCCCTGCCCGCCACCCACGTGCGCGCGGCCGAAGGCGGCACCGCCTGGCCCGCCTTCGCCACCCAGGGCGATCACTTCATCCGCGACGGCAAGCCGTACCTGGTCATTTCCGGCGCCATCCACTTTCAGCGCATTCCCCGCGCCTACTGGAAAGACCGCCTGCAGAAAGCGCGCGCGATGGGCCTGAACACGGTGGAGACCTACGTGTTCTGGAACCTGGTGGAACCGCACCAGGGCCAGTTCGACTTCAGCGGCAACAACGACATCGCCGCCTTCGTCGACGAAGCCGCCGCACAAGGCCTCAACGTGATCCTGCGCCCCGGCCCCTACGTGTGCGCCGAGTGGGAAGCCGGCGGCTATCCGGCGTGGCTGTTCGCCGAACCCGGCATGCGCGTACGCAGCCAGGACCCGCGCTTCCTCGCCGCCAGCCAGGCCTACCTGGACGCACTGGCCGCCCAGGTCAAACCGCAACTCAACGGCAACGGCGGCCCGATCGTCGCCGTGCAGGTGGAGAACGAATACGGCTCCTACGGCGACGACCATGCCTACATGCGCCGCAACCGCGACATGTTCGTCAAAGCCGGCTTCGACAAGGCGCTGCTGTTCACCGCCGACGGCCCTGACGTACTCGCCAACGGCACCCTGCCCGACACCCTGGCAGTGGTGAACTTCGCCCCCGGCGACGCCAAGAACGCCTTCGAGACCCTGGCCAAGTTCCGCCCCGGGCAACCGCAGATGGTCGGCGAATACTGGGCCGGCTGGTTCGACCAATGGGGCGAGAAGCACGCGGCCACCGATGCCACCAAGCAGGCCAGCGAATTCGAATGGATCCTGCGTCAGGGCCATTCCGCGAACCTCTACATGTTCGTCGGCGGCACCAGTTTCGGCTTCATGAATGGCGCCAACTTCCAGAAGAACCCCAGCGACCACTACGCGCCGCAGACCACCAGCTACGACTACGACGCCGTGCTCGACGAAGCCGGCCGCCCCACCCCCAAGTTCACCCTGTTCCGCGACGCCATCCAGCGCGTCACCGGCACAACGCCGCCGGCCCTGCCCAAGCCGATCCCCTTCGCCGAACTGCCGGCCACGCCGCTGCGCGAATCCGCGTCGCTGTGGGACAACCTGCCCGCCCCGGCCGCCACCACCGACACCCCGCAGCCGATGGAGCGCTACGGCCAGGCCTACGGCTACATCCTCTACCGCATCACCGTCACCGGCCCGCGCAAGGGCAGCCTGTACCTGGGCGAGGTACGCGACTACGCCCGCGTCTACGTCGACCGCACACTGGCCGGCAGCGCCGAGCGCCGCCTGCAGCAAGTCGCGGTGGACGTGGACATCCCCGCCGGCCCCCACACCCTCGACGTGCTGGTGGAGAACACCGGCCGCATCAACTATGGCGCCCACCTCCCCGACGGCCACGCCGGCTTGGTCGACCCCGTGCTGCTCGACGGCAAACCCCTCACCGGCTGGCAGACCTTCCCCCTGCCGATGGACGATCCCAGCAAACTCACCGGCTGGACCACCGCCAAGATCGACGGCCCCGCCTTCCACCGCGGCACGGTGAAGATCGCCACGCCTGCCGATACGTTCCTGGACATGCGCGCCTTCGGCAAAGGCTTCGCCTGGGCCAATGGCCATAACCTGGGCCGGCATTGGAACATCGGGCCGCAGCGGGCGTTGTATTTTCCGGCGCCTTGGCAGCGGAAGGGGGACAACAGTGTGATTGTGTTTGATTTGGATAGTGCGCCTGATGCGAGCGTGCGGGGAGTTACGGGGCAGGTTTGGAGTACGCCCAGTAATTGA